The nucleotide window AGTATAACGGTGGTGGGAGCTTCTGGTGATCTTGCCAAGAAAAAGATATTCCCAGCTCTCTTCGCACTCTACTATGAAGGCTGTCTTCCTGAGGTATTAAAAAAACTTCCTTTCTTTCTTTATATTGATTGAATGTGGTAAGTGCAGAccatttgattttctttttttggttcgTTGCAGCATTTTACGATATACGGGTATGCAAGGAGTAAGATGACAGATGCTGAACTTAGAGACATGGTCAGCAAAACACTGACTTGTAGAATTGATAAGAGGTGTGAATGATTCTTCTACTTTTGGAGATTTCCTTATGATAAAAACTACCAGGACATTGGTCTttatgattctttttttttcttcactttGGTGCTTTGCCAGAGATGGTTTGTTTAAGCTGCATCCTTTCATCTGATATTTTTTTCAGGGAAAACTGCGGTGAGAAGATGGAAGAGTTTCTCAAGAGATGTTTTTACCATACGGGTCAGTATGATTCTCAGGAACATTTTGTTACTCTGGACAAGAAGCTCAAGGAACATGAGGTACTTGATGTTTACCCTCTGCTAATTTACTTCTTCATGATTCCCCTTGCAACCACATTGCATCATTGTTTTCTGAAGGCTAGGCAGGTTATAGGCATTACTTAGGTAGGTAGGTAGGTGATATGATGTAGATTATGGGACCTAGACACTGATGTGTGTTATTGTTTCGTGTAAGATTAGTAAAAACTAGAAAAGCTTTatgttcttatttatttatcttagatGTACTTATCCGTCACATCATTATTCACAGGGTGGAAGACTCTCGAACCGCCTTTTCTATCTTTCAATCCCTCCAAATATCTTTGTGGACGCTGTGAAATGTGCAAGCTCTTCTGCTTCATCTGTCAGTGGATGGACTAGGGTCATTGTTGAGAAGCCTTTTGGCCGAGATTCCAAAACCTCCGCTGCTTTAACAAAGTCCCTTAAGCAGTACCTTGAGGAAGACCAAATATTTAGGTGGAGATATTGTACTCAAGTTATTGTGAATCTGTCAATCAGTAACGATGGTTTTGGATTAGCTATAGCTAATATGGAAAGTTGATATTTTACAGGATAGACCATTACTTAGGAAAGGAGCTAGTTGAGAACTTGTCGGTTCTTCGATTCTCAAACCTTATATTTGAACCTCTATGGTCAAGGCAGTACATACAGAACGTGCAGTTCATATTCTCTGAAGATTTCGGCACTGAAGGGCGTGGAGGGTAACTGTTCTTGTCCTTTGTCTGACTTCTAATGTCTCCTTACGTGTTGAAGCCTTATGTTTTGACACTCTTTATCTTCAGGTACTTCGATCATTACGGAATAATAAGAGATATAATGCAGAATCATCTCCTTCAGATACTAGCTCTTTTCGCCATGGAAACACCTGTTAGCTTAGTTGCAGAGGATATCAGAAATGAAAAGGTAAAGGTTCTACGTTCAATGAGGCCAATACAACTTGAAGATGTGGTGATAGGACAGTATAAGAGCACCACCAAAGGAGGAGTCACTTATCCAGGCTATACTGATGACAAAACTGTCCCAAAAGATAGCCTGACACCCACATTTGCAGCTGCTGCACTCTTCATCGACAATGCTAGATGGGACGGTGTTCCTTTTCTAATGAAAGCTGGGAAAGCATTACACACCCGGAGGTAACCAAAACTTTTTggaagtttttttattttcttcaacaCGTTAATATACTAACACACTTATTGTTACAGTGCGGAGATAAGAGTGCAGTTCAGGCATGTGCCTGGAAATTTATATAACCGGAACTCTGGTGGTACTAATCTTGACCGGACCACAAATGAGCTTGTCATCCGTGTCCAACCAGATGAAGGCATCTATTTGAAAATCAACAACAAGGTCCCTGGTTTGGGAATGAGACTAGATCAGAGTAACTTGAACCTTCTCTATTCAGCAAGGTGAGTTTAGAGGACACAGAAAGGAACCCGCAGCTCTATTTGCCTACTTTACATGGTTTCATTTACCCTTTTTGCTTTGTTGAAGGTATTCGAAGGAGATCCCAGATGCATATGAGAGGTTGTTGCTGGATGCAATCGAAGGTGAACGAAGGTTGTTCATAAGAAGCGATGAACTTGACGCTGCTTGGGCGCTTTTCACTCCACTGCTCAAAGAGATTGAAGAAAAGAAGACGATACCAGAGTTCTATCCTTACGGCAGTCGTGGTCCAGTTGGTGCTCATTATTTAGCTGCAAAACACAATGTCCAATGGGGAGACCTTAGTCTCGACCAGTGAAAGTGTGAAAGAGTTCATTAATCAACCCTTTTCTTTGTTCCATAGATCCACGTCTGAGGATTCTCATTGATTTGTTGTTggaaacaataaaacaaaatttcttgAATAATAAGCAAGGGTTTTCTCTTTCTACCCTTTTTGTGAGTTTACTAGCGTTAGGAACAGCAAACGAAATCAATAGACCATAAAATATATCGTAGCCTCTACTAAGACTTGAGCAACAACAAGAAGGAAATAATAGCAGTAGCTAGAGCCTATGTTCTTCTTGCTCTTGGCCGTCACCTGAAGCACCTTCAGGCCAATCCAGGAACTTATAATGCAGAAGAGACGAAGGTAGATACGTCTGAGCTGCTGCAGAAGTAGGGTCATCAGGAGGATATATATACTCTTTCCCATACCCAAGTTCCTTCATTAACTTGGTCGGCGCGTTCCTCAGATGTACAGGCACCCCTTCATTCTGACCAACCGAGTCCTTCACCACCTTCCTTGCCGCTCCTATTGCTCTGTAAACAGCAATGGACTTAGGAGCCAGCGCCAAGTAAGCAGCGCACTGAGCAAGAATCACATTGCACTCCGGCATACCCAAAAAATGCGAGGCTTGATAGCAAGCAACCGCCTGAGTAAGAGCTGAAGGGTCGGCAAGCCCAACGTCCTCGCTTGCAAACCTTATAAGCCTCCTCGCAATGTAAAGCGGCTCTTCACCACCTTCAAGCATTCTAGCTAGCCAGTAGATTGCAGCGTTAGCATCTCCTCCTCGCATAGACTTGTGCAGCGCGCTTATGAGGTTGTAATGTTGCTCCCCTGCCTTGTCATACGCCAAATGCTTGCTCTGAAGAGCCTCTTTAGCATCATCAAGAGACACAACAGCAGCAACACCAACACCAACACCATCTCCCCCTCGAGCAGTGGCCATGGTAGCTGAGATTTCCAAGGCGTTCAACGCCACACGTGCATCACCATCGCAGTTGTTAGCCAAGAACTCAACAACAGAATCATCAACCTCAACGTTACTGGACAGTCCTCTAACGGAATCATCATCTACAGCTCGTTTAAGAAGAGTCTCGACATGATTAGGTTTCAAGGGATTGAGAGTGAGAACTCTACAACGAGAGAGCAAAGGAGTGATCAAATGAAAAGAAGGGTTCTCAGTAGTGGCGCCAACGAAGAGGATGCTACCATCTTCAATAACAGGCAGGAAGGAGTCTTGCTGTGACTTGTTAAACCGATGAACTTCATCCATAAACAACACAGTCCTCTTCTTACCTTCTAGGTTAAGCTTCTTGGCGGTTTCAACGGCGTCTCTCACGTCCTTGACGCCGCTAGTAACTGCGGAAAGGGAGACGAAGCGGTACTGAGAAGGATCCTTGCAGGAGTTGATGAGAGATTTGGCGATGGAGGTTTTGCCGGTGCCAGGTGGGCCCCAGAAGATGATGGAAGGGAGGCGGTTGGAGTCGACGGCGGAGCGGAGGAGGGAAGAGGGAGAGAGGAGGTGGTCTTGGCCTACCACGTCGTCGAGAGTGCGAGGACGCATACGCTCAGATAGAGGCTGGTGTTGGCGGTGGCGGTGGGTGGAGGGTGGTGGTGAGAGCTTGGGGCGTTTGTTGGAATCGCCGACGGGGGTTAGGGTTTTGGAATTGGGGCGGAGGAAGCGGTCGAGTTTGGGTTGTGACGTGGCGGTGGTGGTTTGGAGGGGAGGGCGGTGGGAGAGGATCCAGTCGGTGGCTTTTTGGATGGAGTCTCCGCCGGTGGCGGTTAAGGCTTCGGCGGCTAAGTCGCTGGAGAAACCCATGCTTACTAGTTGCTCCATCTTCTACACTAGTACAGTGGGAAACAGCAGAGCTTGTGTTGAGCATTAAGTGCTTTTTGTACTTAACTAAACCCTGTTTTGTTCTGCATTAGGtaaaaagataataatttattttaaaatttaacacacttttttataagaaataacTTCAAATACCACTAAAACATGTTTCCGTCCCGAAAATAACTTGTTAAAGAATTCAAACTCTGTTTTGTTTTGCAATTCTGAATAAATctaatctattttaaaatgtaacaCATGAGACATTGTTATGCCAGCCACAACAAGGCTAGCTTTGGACTTTAGCATGTTACCTAGTCGTAAAGCTATAAAATCATgtgaattatttaaattaaagtcTTTGGAAGAGgcttaattattttgtttcagAAACATGCGTGGTAAGATATGAAGCTCAAAGTTACAAAGGTTGGAAATCAAATTCGGTTTCCTAAAATAGAGGGTACTCTTCGGACATGATTAAGAGGATAAGAGCAGACCAGCCGGTGAAGACACGTCCACCTTCTCCAGTTCCTTTTGTTTGGTCGTAGTGTTCCCAGATATATCCAGTCTCATCATAGTTTCTAACCACGTTCCTGCATCAACCACACAATATAGGTAAGGCCACATATATACTCTACTCAGACATCTTCAGCTCCAATTCTACCAAACATGCATACCTTATCAGGTTGCTCCTTAGTTCCTCGTAAATGGTTCTTGCCTTGTCCATGTACGGTCCATCCACTGCAGAAGTATTGATGGGTTATATAGAAGTTTTAcatcttttttgtttgtgtagTGAGGGGATGAGAAATGTACCTATAGAGTAATGGTGCAGGGAAGAAAGAATCATGTAGTTCATGTTCATCCATATTGCACCTCTCCAATATGGAGCTTCATGCTCAGTGTTATACTTCATGTACAAAGAACTGCATGATGACAAATGAGTGAGTGCCCATGGACTCACGGAAGAATAAAATTTCTTAGGTATTTGTTTGTTCTTGAAGGCTCACCTAGTTTTGCCAAGTGAAAGCAATCCATAGTCACTCCATACGATGCTTCTGTTTGAAATGAGATCGAGATGTTTCTCGAGGATTGAAGAAGTCTTTCATCAAGCAACACAACACATGTGAGGGTTTAGTTTTAGCTCTCCACAAAGTATTTAGATACTAATGCTAAATATATTTACTCACAGGTGGGATGATTCTAAACATGAAGGGAAAGAAGCTGACGTAACCAATGTGAGGAACCAATCTTAGCTCTGGCTTCCCAAACGTCTCCCTTACAAGCTCTCGTGATACACGACCATCCTCTCCAGTTACCTCTTTCCAGACTAACCGAACCTGgtgaatcaaataaataaaaagatccAGGAAGTTTTCTATCAAGAAGGTTGATATATATTAAGGCTTATTTGTGAGattaattcattaaaatttCCTTACATCTTCTGTATGATTACCAAAGTCGAGGTAAGCACCAAGATCATGGTCATAGTGCATCTGTAAAATAAAGGAGATCCAACCTTCAATAGTTAATGAAAGTGATAAAGGTGTAGCCTTGTAGGCGCattttataagaatataaaCCTGATTCAGGAGATTGAAATCTGAGAGCAGCTTGACAGTTGAGCTGTAATCCACCTGCATGATTCATTTCCAAAAACATGTGAACAACACATTAGACAGAATGTGTAATTTACTTTCTTGTCATGTTCTTCTAACCGTCACAGGTCTGCCTTTTTCCCCAAGAAACTCTATGATGGAGTTCATGCAATCTGCTGCAAGATACATCCAGCACCTCAGGTCTACATGCCTCTCATCTTCAGTTGGGTGTGAAGCCCGCGGATAATCATCAAAACCCGAGGAAAGAGACTGCAAGAATTTGTGAAAGCTAAAGGTATCTACCAAAGTCTGGTGAGGGCtaagaataatatttaatttggtTTAACATTTCTACTGATAATCAAGAAATTGAACCTGAGGGTTTAGTTCCCGATTTGTTAAACTGTCTCTGCCATGCCAATAGTAACTTCCCATCTCCTTCCCTGGTGTTTAGTCAAGTCATAATTAGTAACACATCATATACCAAATAGTTAAACGTAGGATAAAGTCACACAATAGTACATGTAAGTAGAACGGTACTAGTAAACTCATGTTATTACCTTTCTGGGAGGTATTGAACCATTGAAACCATGCATCTAGCCGTACAAAAGCTAGGTCAAGGAATGACAAGATTTCATCTCTTTCTTCCTTGTTAAATTTCTCTGCCCTTATCCCATTTATCAGGTCTGGAAAAATATAAAGCGCAAAGCAATATCAACATTGTCTTTACTTGATTTTGAAAACCTTGTTCTCATTTCCTCAATCATGACGTTAAGTTTCTTACCGCGTATCACCAAAAGTAGTGTAGGTGGATTGCCATTACTTGGGATCTGGACAACGTACTGCTTTGGAATCTTACTGCAGCAAgcaaaaacattttcttgatacacaacaacaaaaaactaaTGATAAtgattctactgaagttaataGGAGTATGTATATAACAACCTCAGAGCTTCATCTCCCAAGATTTGCTCACGCGGTATCCATCCATCTATGTTCATCAAGTCTAACCAGTTTCCAAGGATCTCCAAGGTTATACGGAAATCCCAGCGCCTGAAACCATATCCCACATAAGAACAATCCTTAAAGGAACATATCAAGTTCAGCCTATTGAATGATCGATACATAAGTAACATAACAACTAACCAGACCAACAGTTGATGGAAACCTTCGTCCCACAAAAATCCTCTAGGAAATACTGGCCGGCTTGGAACTGCTGTGTACAGTTCAGCTGGCCAATATAGCAAGAACTCAACCTCACTTTTAGCCTGCAGCTGAAAAATATTAGACTCTATGAAtctgtttgtttttaataggCATGTGCGTTTGGATATTGGGTTCAGGTTCAGGTCGGTTCTCATTGGGTCCGGGTCCTTTGTGTCTTAGAGATTTGGATCCATCTAGGTACTTGTAAATTTCAGTTTGGTTTTTCATTCGGTAATTTTAAGCGTCAAAAagcaagaaaaatgaaaaatcaccTGAGTAATTTTAGGAGCCTGAATTTTTGATTGACCATAGAAGTAACCAATGCCACCAAGCATGTTCCCAATTGCAGCTTTACCAACCATCAAAGTTTCAGAATCAAGCTGTAAATCAGAGGAAGTGAGATGAAGAATGAATTTCACAAGCAAGACTTAATAGTAAGCTGTCTCCGGTCAAGTATACATCGATCTTAATAAGATCTTAACTATAAAGAGATCATCCATTAAACTAGACCATTTGATGTGCTAAAGATCACCTATTACATTGGTATCTGAAgtttcaaattaataaaaagaataGAGTCACACCTTTTCAGAAAGGTGGAAGCATTCCTTGAACTTTGCATCAAATGCTATATGTTTCTCTTCAAGTAGACCAGAGAGTGGTGAACCTACAAAGGTTGCAAAATGTGAACATAGCTCAAAGTAGACATGATAAACTCGTTACAAGCTAAGTGATAATGCGGAAGTTTTATTGTTCAGCAAATGTAAACTGATCTGCATCCATGCTTGGAAATAACCAGAAGGATTATAAAAACCTGTAAGACTCATTATACGCTGTTCCACGTCAGAACTTTCTCCTCTTATCCCAGAGACAAAGGCAATATCAATAGTAGACTGAGTCGTTGTTGAAATCTGCATGACGAAATCAGATGGTGATTAGAGATGAAGAATAACACTGAAAACATATCATTGAATCAAATATTGATTACCTGAAAAACATAAATGCTGGAAGAATCCTCTGATGTGTCAGAGAGCTGAAGTCTTCCAGATTTGTTTTCCTAAAAATATACAAGCCAGGAGAGCTACATATAAGCACTGTGATcttcataaagaaaaaataaaaaaaaagatacactAACTTGACCCAAAGTTGAGATATATAACCTGTACAGCGAGATTTTTCTGAACAGCATGAGACAGATTGACAATGTCAGGCGTCTTGAAACCGCAATAATGTGTTTCAACATGAGCCTGCAAACGAAAGAGCAGCGGTTATATTGATAGAACAACTGAAAATCCTATGATCTCTAAAAATCACTGCAAATCAAAAAGTTACCTCTGATTTTAAGTGCATCTGCCATTTCCGTACGTCTGCACGTGAACCAGAAGCCAGGAGAGAGCTCTCTTTAAGATCCAATACATTTTTTCCTAAGTTTAGAACATTGCCACCTTCATCAGCTAGATAGAAGAAGAGATGTACGGTTCTCTTTACTTCATCATTCAACCTATGAAGAAAGCAGAGAGACAGTTAACTGAAAATAATAGTACTATTAGTTGCTTATCAGTTAGTTACTTACCCTTTGTTTATAAGATTGATTCGAACAGACCAATCCCCTCCATAACCAAGGCTTCCCTCTTTAGACTTGACAAAACTTGTCTCCAATATCATATCTTGATCAAGAAGCTCTTGCCTCCCAAAGTCTATACCATTGTGTTCTCTCCAGCCAAATGACTTAAGATTTTGAGAGTTTTCACAGAAATGCCTCATCACATGCTTCCCATCATCATCTTTTTCATCACCGAGCCACATCAAGCCAGCAACGAGAGACTGAGGAGTTCTGCATGATTTAATGCCATCTACAAACTTAGAAGCTTGTACAATAAAGGAACACAGTTTCACATGATATGGGGAATGATTAGCTTCCCTTTAGCTTATAGATCGTAAGATTCTAATGTTGTTTTCCTATTCCACATTTTTCACATACAAGATCATCGCGGACTAAGAAGatagacaaaacaaaaagacaacAAGGAAGCTTCTCAAAGTAATTAATTACCTGGCACGAACTCCAAAATAGACCTGTGGGCGATAAGTTCCCCAATACAAGCTTTCTTTATGATCACCTTGAAACTTGGAAACAAGAAGCTCCCAGTTTCAGCTACTAGAAAACAAGAAGAGAAGTATAGTAAAGCAAATAAGGAATGGAGAGTATAATAATACCATAGGTAAGTGGGAGAGTTTAGGAGCAGGAAAAGGAGTGATAACACGAGGAATATGATGAAACTCATCAGGTGCAATCTTATGGCTTGCTCCAGTCATCATCATCTGAGGATCGGAGTATATGAAAGCGATGAACAGTGTGCAGAGTAGTTTTCTGGTTTGTGAATGATCTGAGAAAGAGAAGTCTAGCAGGTGGACTTTTAACACCATGGCTCTGGTCTTTGTTTTTTTCAGTTTGCCATTTTTTTACTAGTTTTTGTTTGGGTTGTCACATACATTTTAGTCATTAGTCTTTTTCTATTacctatttttattttgaaggtACTGTCGTGATGGAATAGTGATGTTGACCAAATAAACAAAGAGACTAGGGTTGTCTATTGCTTTTTTGCTAAGAATGCTAATATCATATTAATGATGTTCAGATTTTACAAAAAGCTAAATCTAGGGGTACTCTAACttggcaaaaaagaagaaaaaacaagataGAGTAAAGAAAAGCACAAGTGCCTACAACTTATATTAACCAACTAGACAGGAGGTTTCGAAAATGTTTCCTATTCCTCCGTGCCATGATTGTAAGCTTCACTTCCCTGTAAATCAACCTCGCAATCACCACTGGTCCAATGATGTTATTGTTGTGATGCACGTTGTTTCTCTGCTTCCATAGGTGATACACAGTTGACTGTACGGTTATCTTCCGGAGAATGGTAGGGCTGTGAGGCAGGGGAGATCTGATCCACGATAGCAGCTCATTCCAGTCACGGAAAGGGAGGGGTGGTGGGTTCAGCCGAATGAGAACCTGCTGCCAAACTTCATGACTAAATGTGCAGTTTAGAAATAAGTGATCCCTAGTTTCAGTGTAGCCTGAACAAAGGCAGCATGTTGTTGGAATTTGAAGTCCCCACGATGAGAGCCTCGCTCTAGTTGGTAACCTGTCAGCATTTGCAGTCCACATATTAAAAGCGTTTCTAGGCACAAACCCTTTGAACCATACACAGTCAACCCATGGTTTCTTCTCAGATTTCGGTCGCAGGCATTCCCATGTAGCTGCAGAGGAGTAAACTGAAACTGTGGTTCCTTCAACCCTCCATTCGTACTCGTCAGGGGCGTCAGAGAGAGGGAGACTGATTGTGGTAAGGTGGATATGAACATCAAGGGCTGCTTGGCTTCGCGGTTGAGCAAGCAGCCACCTGTTTGCGTTGCAGGCTTCCGAGACAGTGGTCGTAAGGGGAATCCGTAGGTCCCTAGGACCAGAAGGTCCGACGTATTGCAGTAGCTGACCCATAGGAGTCCACACATCATACCAGAAGCTCAAGCTACGTCCAGAGTTTAGGATACCTTTGCAAAATTTTAGCGCTTCACTTCTGAGTTTGAGCAGTTGTTTCCAAGTCCATGAATCGTTTGTAGATTCATCTATAGCCCAGAATGATTTCTCTGATAGTTTGTACTGTTGCTGCCAATTTACCCATAGAGAGTTGCTCCCTGAGAACAATAGCCAGATGAAGCGTAGCAACAACACCTTGTTCCAAACAGAAAAGTTTCTCAACCCCAGACCTCCTTCATCATTTGGTAGACAACAAGTTGTCCAAGCTATTTTTGCTGATTTATGTCCTTCGATGCTTCCTGACCAGAGGAACCTGGAGCAGAGCGAGTCAATCTTCCGGATGCACCCTTTTGGCAGCATGAATGTCGAGATCCATAAGCTCACAGTTCCTGTTATTACAGTACGCAAGAGTACCAGTCTACCAACAAAACTTAGAGACTTTACTGCCCAGCTCCGGAACTTGGAGATTAGTTTCTGCATCAGGGGCTCATAGTCTGAGATTCGGAGTTTCCTACTCATAAGCGGAAGGCCAAGGTATCTGATTGGGAGTAAGCCAGTGTGGAAACCATAGCTAGCGATAACACTGGATTCAACCTCGCTCAAACCTGAAGTAAAGATCTCTGTCTTGTTCTTGTTAAGCTTCAGACCCGACCAGCTGCCAAAGTCTTCAAGGCAGTCAGATATTTCATGGAGGGAGTTGGAATTTCCATCGAAAAAAATCATGACGTCGTCTGCGAACATGAGGTGCGTCAGCTTAAGATCTGATGTCATCGGGTGATAACCAATGAGTTCGCTTTCAAACCGATAGAGAAGAAGCCTTGAGAAAGCCTCCATGGCAAGGACAAAGATGTAGGGAGACATTGGATCGCCTTGCCTGATACCGTTTGTGCTCTCGAAGAAGCCACTGCTACTGCTGTTAACTGAGATCGTAAAAGACGCTGTGGAGATGCATTGGTAGACCCAGCCGATGAACTTGTGGGGAATTGAGAGAGCCTTGAGGGTCCCAATGATGAAATCCCATCTGATAGTGTCAAAAGCCTTTCTCAGATCAACTTTTAACATAGCTCGTGGGGATGATATTGATGTGCTGTACCCTTGCACCAGGTCAGTAGCAAGCAGCACGTTTTCTGCTAGAAGTCTGCCTGGCATGAAAGCTGATTGAGACTGAGAAATGATCTGAGGTAGGATAGACTTAAGGCGCGAAGCCAGCAGCTTAGAAATCACTTTATACACCGTGTTCAAACAAGATATAGGCCTGAAGTCCGCTGCAGATGAGGCGTTTGTTATCTTGGGAATCAGCACCATTGTTGTTGCATTCCATTGTTTTAGGAGACTCCCCGAAGAGAAGAATTCCAA belongs to Brassica rapa cultivar Chiifu-401-42 chromosome A07, CAAS_Brap_v3.01, whole genome shotgun sequence and includes:
- the LOC103829083 gene encoding alpha-glucosidase 2 isoform X4: MVLKVHLLDFSFSDHSQTRKLLCTLFIAFIYSDPQMMMTGASHKIAPDEFHHIPRVITPFPAPKLSHLPMFQGDHKESLYWGTYRPQVYFGVRARTPQSLVAGLMWLGDEKDDDGKHVMRHFCENSQNLKSFGWREHNGIDFGRQELLDQDMILETSFVKSKEGSLGYGGDWSVRINLINKGLNDEVKRTVHLFFYLADEGGNVLNLGKNVLDLKESSLLASGSRADVRKWQMHLKSEAHVETHYCGFKTPDIVNLSHAVQKNLAVQENKSGRLQLSDTSEDSSSIYVFQISTTTQSTIDIAFVSGIRGESSDVEQRIMSLTGSPLSGLLEEKHIAFDAKFKECFHLSEKLDSETLMVGKAAIGNMLGGIGYFYGQSKIQAPKITQAKSEVEFLLYWPAELYTAVPSRPVFPRGFLWDEGFHQLLVWRWDFRITLEILGNWLDLMNIDGWIPREQILGDEALSKIPKQYVVQIPSNGNPPTLLLVIRDLINGIRAEKFNKEERDEILSFLDLAFVRLDAWFQWFNTSQKGKEMGSYYWHGRDSLTNRELNPQSLSSGFDDYPRASHPTEDERHVDLRCWMYLAADCMNSIIEFLGEKGRPVTVDYSSTVKLLSDFNLLNQMHYDHDLGAYLDFGNHTEDVRLVWKEVTGEDGRVSRELVRETFGKPELRLVPHIGYVSFFPFMFRIIPPTSSILEKHLDLISNRSIVWSDYGLLSLGKTSSLYMKYNTEHEAPYWRGAIWMNMNYMILSSLHHYSIVDGPYMDKARTIYEELRSNLIRNVVRNYDETGYIWEHYDQTKGTGEGGRVFTGWSALILLIMSEEYPLF
- the LOC103829083 gene encoding alpha-glucosidase 2 isoform X2, which translates into the protein MVLKVHLLDFSFSDHSQTRKLLCTLFIAFIYSDPQMMMTGASHKIAPDEFHHIPRVITPFPAPKLSHLPMFQGDHKESLYWGTYRPQVYFGVRARTPQSLVAGLMWLGDEKDDDGKHVMRHFCENSQNLKSFGWREHNGIDFGRQELLDQDMILETSFVKSKEGSLGYGGDWSVRINLINKGLNDEVKRTVHLFFYLADEGGNVLNLGKNVLDLKESSLLASGSRADVRKWQMHLKSEAHVETHYCGFKTPDIVNLSHAVQKNLAVQENKSGRLQLSDTSEDSSSIYVFQISTTTQSTIDIAFVSGIRGESSDVEQRIMSLTGSPLSGLLEEKHIAFDAKFKECFHLSEKLDSETLMVGKAAIGNMLGGIGYFYGQSKIQAPKITQAKSEVEFLLYWPAELYTAVPSRPVFPRGFLWDEGFHQLLVWLVVMLLMYRSFNRLNLICSFKDCSYVGYGFRRWDFRITLEILGNWLDLMNIDGWIPREQILGDEALSKIPKQYVVQIPSNGNPPTLLLVIRDLINGIRAEKFNKEERDEILSFLDLAFVRLDAWFQWFNTSQKGKEMGSYYWHGRDSLTNRELNPQSLSSGFDDYPRASHPTEDERHVDLRCWMYLAADCMNSIIEFLGEKGRPVTVDYSSTVKLLSDFNLLNQMHYDHDLGAYLDFGNHTEDVRLVWKEVTGEDGRVSRELVRETFGKPELRLVPHIGYVSFFPFMFRIIPPTSSILEKHLDLISNRSIVWSDYGLLSLGKTSSLYMKYNTEHEAPYWRGAIWMNMNYMILSSLHHYSIVDGPYMDKARTIYEELRSNLIRNVVRNYDETGYIWEHYDQTKGTGEGGRVFTGWSALILLIMSEEYPLF
- the LOC103829083 gene encoding alpha-glucosidase 2 isoform X3, encoding MVLKVHLLDFSFSDHSQTRKLLCTLFIAFIYSDPQMMMTGASHKIAPDEFHHIPRVITPFPAPKLSHLPMFQGDHKESLYWGTYRPQVYFGVRARTPQSLVAGLMWLGDEKDDDGKHVMRHFCENSQNLKSFGWREHNGIDFGRQELLDQDMILETSFVKSKEGSLGYGGDWSVRINLINKGLNDEVKRTVHLFFYLADEGGNVLNLGKNVLDLKESSLLASGSRADVRKWQMHLKSEAHVETHYCGFKTPDIVNLSHAVQKNLAVQENKSGRLQLSDTSEDSSSIYVFQISTTTQSTIDIAFVSGIRGESSDVEQRIMSLTGSPLSGLLEEKHIAFDAKFKECFHLSEKLDSETLMVGKAAIGNMLGGIGYFYGQSKIQAPKITQLQAKSEVEFLLYWPAELYTAVPSRPVFPRGFLWDEGFHQLLVWRWDFRITLEILGNWLDLMNIDGWIPREQILGDEALSKIPKQYVVQIPSNGNPPTLLLVIRDLINGIRAEKFNKEERDEILSFLDLAFVRLDAWFQWFNTSQKGKEMGSYYWHGRDSLTNRELNPQSLSSGFDDYPRASHPTEDERHVDLRCWMYLAADCMNSIIEFLGEKGRPVTVDYSSTVKLLSDFNLLNQMHYDHDLGAYLDFGNHTEDVRLVWKEVTGEDGRVSRELVRETFGKPELRLVPHIGYVSFFPFMFRIIPPTSSILEKHLDLISNRSIVWSDYGLLSLGKTSSLYMKYNTEHEAPYWRGAIWMNMNYMILSSLHHYSIVDGPYMDKARTIYEELRSNLIRNVVRNYDETGYIWEHYDQTKGTGEGGRVFTGWSALILLIMSEEYPLF
- the LOC103829083 gene encoding alpha-glucosidase 2 isoform X1, which codes for MVLKVHLLDFSFSDHSQTRKLLCTLFIAFIYSDPQMMMTGASHKIAPDEFHHIPRVITPFPAPKLSHLPMFQGDHKESLYWGTYRPQVYFGVRARTPQSLVAGLMWLGDEKDDDGKHVMRHFCENSQNLKSFGWREHNGIDFGRQELLDQDMILETSFVKSKEGSLGYGGDWSVRINLINKGLNDEVKRTVHLFFYLADEGGNVLNLGKNVLDLKESSLLASGSRADVRKWQMHLKSEAHVETHYCGFKTPDIVNLSHAVQKNLAVQENKSGRLQLSDTSEDSSSIYVFQISTTTQSTIDIAFVSGIRGESSDVEQRIMSLTGSPLSGLLEEKHIAFDAKFKECFHLSEKLDSETLMVGKAAIGNMLGGIGYFYGQSKIQAPKITQLQAKSEVEFLLYWPAELYTAVPSRPVFPRGFLWDEGFHQLLVWLVVMLLMYRSFNRLNLICSFKDCSYVGYGFRRWDFRITLEILGNWLDLMNIDGWIPREQILGDEALSKIPKQYVVQIPSNGNPPTLLLVIRDLINGIRAEKFNKEERDEILSFLDLAFVRLDAWFQWFNTSQKGKEMGSYYWHGRDSLTNRELNPQSLSSGFDDYPRASHPTEDERHVDLRCWMYLAADCMNSIIEFLGEKGRPVTVDYSSTVKLLSDFNLLNQMHYDHDLGAYLDFGNHTEDVRLVWKEVTGEDGRVSRELVRETFGKPELRLVPHIGYVSFFPFMFRIIPPTSSILEKHLDLISNRSIVWSDYGLLSLGKTSSLYMKYNTEHEAPYWRGAIWMNMNYMILSSLHHYSIVDGPYMDKARTIYEELRSNLIRNVVRNYDETGYIWEHYDQTKGTGEGGRVFTGWSALILLIMSEEYPLF